The Nitrosarchaeum sp. genomic interval TTTTTAATGATCAATATATCGTCAAATATTTCTAATTTTTTTAAAATTAAAAATTCGTTTCAAAAAAATAACTAAAATAAAATGTGATTAAAAATTCAATATGCTATTTTATAATTTAATATTTGATCTTAACCAATCTGTTTGTTTTTTTGATTAAAACGAAGAAATTCAATAACTCTATAAACAATTACTCAATACCCAAAACATGGTAAAATCTGAAATTGGTGGACGTCCAGTAGATATTACAAGAGAAGATGGTAAGATCAAGATAGTTTTCCATCCTATGGCAAAAGGTGCCACTCATCCCGATGCAAACGTCTTTTCAATAAAATTATCAAAAGTGGACATTGAAATCCTCAAAAAAGCATTGGGATAGACATACTTCCTTTTGGTAATTTTATACTTCCACTAGACTTTTAACATACTTCCATGTTGATTAGGCATGTCTCGAGCTCGAGTTGATGAACAATTTGTGGGTAGTGAAACATATGGTTTTGATGCAATTAGGGGTATCCAGGCTGGAAATGAATTCTATGTTGCAATGTGTCCACTCAAAATTATCCCAAAATTGTTTATCTTCAACGATTATGACATTCCCCCCGAACTTCGAGCACAAAGAACCCTTAGTTCCACTAGAATTCCTGCAATCAAAAATTACATTTTGAATAATCCTGATAGCTATATCTTTTCTTCACTTACTGCATCTGTTGATGGAGTGATGAAATTTACTCCAGCTGCATCACTTGGTCAAGATGGAAAACTTGGACGTCTTTACATCAACATGGATTCAAGGCTTTTGATAAATGATGGGCAACATAGAAGAAAAGCCGTAGAAGAGGCACTAAAAGAAAGACCCGAATTAGGTCACGAGATGATATCTGTGGTATTTTTCAAAGATGATGGATTAAAACGAAGCCAACAAATGTTTTCAGATTTAAATAAAAATGCAGTAAAACCAACCAAATCACTTAACATATTATATGATCATCGAGATGTCTATTCAAAATTTATTGTTGACTTAGTAAATAAAATTGAAATATTTGTAAATCGAGTTGATCTAGAAAGAACTAGCATCTCAAATCGTTCAACTAAAGTCTTTACATTAAATGGAATCTCTGATGCTACAATGCGATTACTTGGAACATCTAAGGGAAGAAAACTTTCATCAGAAGAAAAAGAAATGATTAGTAGTTTTTGGGAAACGGTTTCTAAAAATATTCCAGAGTGGCAATTACTAATACAAGATAAAGTTTCATCATTTGAGTTACGTAAAGATTTTGTACATACTAACACTAATGTTCTTAATTCCTTAGGTATTGTAGGATATATTATGATGCGAGAATTTCCAAGTACTTGGAAAGAAAAATTACGTGGCCTAAAAAATATTGATTGGTCTAGAAATAACCCTGAATGGCAAGGTCGATTAATTGTTAATAAACAAATGATCAAAAATGCACGAGGAATTGAACTTGCCGCAAATACAATTATGCAAAAATGTGGTGTCAAATTACCTGAAGATAGGCTAAAACATGAGGCTAAAATTTGAGTGAATCTATATTTGATAAAAGAAGTCTAGCAAATATTTATGAAGAAATAAGAAAAGTCTATCTTAGTGATAATAGACCTTGGATAATTGGATTCAGTGGTGGTAAAGATTCTACATGTCTAATTCAACTTGTATGGAATGCATTATCTGAATTACCAAAAGAAAAATTACAAAAAAAGATCTATGTCATCTCTTCTGATACTCTAGTTGAAACTCCAAAGATTGCAGAGCGAATCACTACTACTTTAGACAATATTGAGCAAGCAGCAAAAAATACCAACCTTTTGATATCTACTAATTTACTGAGACCAAAGATTACTGATACTTTTTGGGTTAGAATGCTTGGCTTGGGGTATCCTGCACCAACTACTATGTTTAGGTGGTGTACTGATATGTTGAAGATTAACAATGCTGATAGATTCATTCAAGAAAAGGTCTCAGAGTATGGTGAGGCAATAGTCCTGTTAGGAATGAGAAAAAGTGAGAGTTCTACAAGACAACAATCAATGAATCTGTATAAGATTGACAATAGTCTACTTTCAAGACACTCAAAATATGCTCAAACCTATGTGTATACTCCATTAGAAGACTTTACTGCTGAAGATGTCTGGAACTATCTTTTACAAAACAAAAATCCATGGGGTGAGCAAAATAGAGACTTATTAGCATTATACCAAGATGCAAACGCAAGCGAATGTCCTCTAGTTGTAGATACTAGCACTCCTTCATGTGGTGGTGGAAGATTTGGATGCTGGACATGCACAGTTGTAGATAAACAAAAACACTTGGGAAATTTTATTGAACATGGAGAGGAATGGATGGAAACTCTTGTAGAACTACGTCAAATCCTAAAAGATACTCAAGAACAATCAGAATGGGCAAAAGTCCGAGAAAAGAAGAGAAGACATGGTAGAGTAGAACTAAAAACATATGGTTCAAAATGTCCAAAATGTGAAACACTAAATGAACCATCAGCAGAATATTGTAAAAATTCTGGATGTGGAGAACCACTGATCAATTATACACCTGGACCATATACGATGGAATTTAGAAAACAATATTTAGAAAAACTTCTTTTGGGACAACTAAAAATTCAAAAAGAAGGACCAAATCCAAATCAAAAATTAATCTTAGATGAAGAGATACATGAAATTCAAAGAATTTGGAGAATGGAACAAGGTGATTGGCAAAATAGTGCTTATCAAATTTATAAAAAAGTTACTGGAAAAACTCTAGAATCAGTT includes:
- the dndC gene encoding DNA phosphorothioation system sulfurtransferase DndC — protein: MSESIFDKRSLANIYEEIRKVYLSDNRPWIIGFSGGKDSTCLIQLVWNALSELPKEKLQKKIYVISSDTLVETPKIAERITTTLDNIEQAAKNTNLLISTNLLRPKITDTFWVRMLGLGYPAPTTMFRWCTDMLKINNADRFIQEKVSEYGEAIVLLGMRKSESSTRQQSMNLYKIDNSLLSRHSKYAQTYVYTPLEDFTAEDVWNYLLQNKNPWGEQNRDLLALYQDANASECPLVVDTSTPSCGGGRFGCWTCTVVDKQKHLGNFIEHGEEWMETLVELRQILKDTQEQSEWAKVREKKRRHGRVELKTYGSKCPKCETLNEPSAEYCKNSGCGEPLINYTPGPYTMEFRKQYLEKLLLGQLKIQKEGPNPNQKLILDEEIHEIQRIWRMEQGDWQNSAYQIYKKVTGKTLESVKEDMGGFNKMEEELLQQVCTKHNVPAKLVSILLNLEFEHQGATRHSKIYGKIKSELTKEWRDDMTEIMKELTDDRDKRNTVKSNAFDKSHTE
- the dndB gene encoding DNA sulfur modification protein DndB, with protein sequence MSRARVDEQFVGSETYGFDAIRGIQAGNEFYVAMCPLKIIPKLFIFNDYDIPPELRAQRTLSSTRIPAIKNYILNNPDSYIFSSLTASVDGVMKFTPAASLGQDGKLGRLYINMDSRLLINDGQHRRKAVEEALKERPELGHEMISVVFFKDDGLKRSQQMFSDLNKNAVKPTKSLNILYDHRDVYSKFIVDLVNKIEIFVNRVDLERTSISNRSTKVFTLNGISDATMRLLGTSKGRKLSSEEKEMISSFWETVSKNIPEWQLLIQDKVSSFELRKDFVHTNTNVLNSLGIVGYIMMREFPSTWKEKLRGLKNIDWSRNNPEWQGRLIVNKQMIKNARGIELAANTIMQKCGVKLPEDRLKHEAKI